The nucleotide window CGGTCAGGACCTGGGTCGGCTGGTGGAGGGGGAGCGGTCGTCGGACTTCGAGGGGTTGTTCGTGCTGCGCCCGGGCATCACGTGGTCGCCGGACGGGAAGCAGATCGCGTTTGCGGCGAAGTCGCGCAACAAGAACACGCTGTATACGCTGGACGTGCGGAAGAAGCGGGTGACGAGGCGGTTCAACTTCGATCTGGACGGGTTGTTCGAGCCCACGTGGTCGCCGGACGGGAAGCGGATCGCGATCGTGGGACTGAAGGACGGGTGGTCGGACGTGTACGTGGTGAACGTGGCGGATGAGTCACTGCGGCGGATGACGCGGGACCCGTATGACGAGAAGCACCTGGACTGGTCCCCGGACGGGGAATGGATCGCGATCAGTTCGGACCGGCCGTCGGCGGCGCTGGCGTATGACGGGTCGAAGGACTTCGAGTTCGGGGTGTATGACGTGTTCGTGCTGAAGGCGGACGGGAGCGAGATCCGCCGGGTGGTGGAAAGCGATGTGAACGACAGCCATCCCACGTGGGGTCCGGACTCGCAGACGCTGGCGTTCGTGTCGGACCGTACGGGCGTGGGCAACGTCTACGTCACGCACGTGGACGGCTCGCAGATGTATCCGATCAGCAATCTGCTGTCGGGGGCGCGGTATATCGACTGGAGCGCGGACGGCAAGAAGCTGGCGTTCACGACGTTCCACCGCGGGGGCTACGACATCTTCGTGATGAAGGACCCGCGCAAGCAGAAGCGGGGGATGGAGGACCTGCCGCTGACGCGTTACGCGAAGCGGCTGGCGGGCATCGAGGACCGTCCGTTCGTGGAGTTGCAGAAACAGCGGCGGCAGGAGGAGAAGGCGGCCGCGGCGGCGGACGCCGACAGCGGGGCGGTGGCTGCGCAGGAAGACACGGCCGCGGCGGTTGCGGCAAACCGGAAGGTGGAGACGTGGATGTCGGACCAGATGGCGCTGGCGGCGGCGGAGGCGCGCGGCGACGAAACGGCGACGGCCGATGCCGACACGCTGGACGGCAACGGCGACAGGGAACTCACGCTGCGCGACTGGAACCGGGAGTTCAAGGTGAACAAGTACCGCGTGAAGCTCAAACCGGAATTCTTCGGGGCCAACGCGGGCTTCGACACCTTCTACGGCGTGAGCAGCCTGCTGCACCTGTCCCTGACCG belongs to Deltaproteobacteria bacterium and includes:
- a CDS encoding peptidase MA family metallohydrolase encodes the protein MTYDDYDWHFLETEHFKIYFDKASQPAAEFAAKEAERALVRLEKDLKYTLKDRYPIVIYNSHNGFSVTNITPTEQSEFTGGFTEFAQGRVVIPYTGSYSDFRHVIHHELVHVVTLEMWTGGGWLGAMMTQTASLPPLWIAEGVAEYLSQGGWDREADNFMRHATIAGFVPGMTSLSGAFAYKGGQSVFVMIEEEYGKDKVAEFISSFRSARSVDKALKASVGEGVEELDEKWQLWLKRQYWNEINLHHPSEEVAKPLTEAGEGRGFYNIAPSFSPQGDKIAYVTERQGTFDIYLMSAIDGQDLGRLVEGERSSDFEGLFVLRPGITWSPDGKQIAFAAKSRNKNTLYTLDVRKKRVTRRFNFDLDGLFEPTWSPDGKRIAIVGLKDGWSDVYVVNVADESLRRMTRDPYDEKHLDWSPDGEWIAISSDRPSAALAYDGSKDFEFGVYDVFVLKADGSEIRRVVESDVNDSHPTWGPDSQTLAFVSDRTGVGNVYVTHVDGSQMYPISNLLSGARYIDWSADGKKLAFTTFHRGGYDIFVMKDPRKQKRGMEDLPLTRYAKRLAGIEDRPFVELQKQRRQEEKAAAAADADSGAVAAQEDTAAAVAANRKVETWMSDQMALAAAEARGDETATADADTLDGNGDRELTLRDWNREFKVNKYRVKLKPEFFGANAGFDTFYGVSSLLHLSLTDVMGDHRVVIQTGLSFSLKDSDLFLGYQNLKHQTNYFLSA